A genomic window from Silene latifolia isolate original U9 population chromosome Y, ASM4854445v1, whole genome shotgun sequence includes:
- the LOC141626924 gene encoding CRS2-associated factor 2, mitochondrial-like, giving the protein MTVLGAALTEEEVDLLVEKYRHSDCNRQINIGKDGVTHNMLDDIHNHWRRAEAVRIKCLGLPTLDMDNVCFHLEILMTNRVGKLSIVI; this is encoded by the exons ATGACGGTGTTGGGTGCGGCGTTGACTGAGGAAGAGGTTGATTTGCTTGTTGAAAAGTATCGGCATAGTGATTGCAACCGACAGATTAACATTG GGAAGGATGGAGTTACGCATAACATGCTGGATGACATTCACAATCATTGGCGTAGGGCTGAGGCTGTGAGAATCAAATGCTTGGGGTTACCAACTCTTGATATGGACAATGTTTGCTTTCATCTTGAAATATTAAT GACAAATCGGGTGGGAAAGTTATCTATCGTCATCTAA